A genomic window from Silene latifolia isolate original U9 population chromosome Y, ASM4854445v1, whole genome shotgun sequence includes:
- the LOC141629843 gene encoding uncharacterized protein LOC141629843 has product MTPFEALYGRKSRSPMCWDDRPDAVMLGPKIIQEMVDQVHIIRQKMRAVHDRQKSYADLKRSDIEFAVRDKVLSEVFPMRGVMRFGKKGKLSQNYIGPYEILDRVGEVAYRLALPPALDRLSYIEEPKKILDRKVRKTRNGEIALVKVLWSNHKVKEAIWEAEAAMQDKYPSLFV; this is encoded by the exons ATGACACCTTTTGAGGCATTATATGGGAGGAAGTCCAGGAGTCCAATGTGTTGGGATGACAGACCAGATGCGGTTATGTTAGGTCCTAAAATTATACAGGAAATGGTGGATCAAGTGCACATTATTCGTCAGAAGATGCGTGCGGTGCATGATAGACAGAAAAGCTATGCAGATTTGAAGAGAAGTGATATAGAATTTGCTGTAAGAGATAAAGTGTTGTCGGAAGTGTTTCCAATGAGAGGagtgatgagatttgggaagaaagggaagctgagtcaAAATTAtattgggccatatgagatcttagacagaGTTGGAGAGGTAGCTTACCGTTTAGCACTACCTCCAGCTTTGGATAGG TTGTCTTATATTGAGGAGCCTAAGAAAATCTTGGATAGAAAGGTGAGAAAGACTCGTAATGGTGAGATAGCATTGGTGAAagttttatggtctaatcataaGGTGAAAGAAGCTATATGGGAAGCTGAAGCTGCAATGCAAGACAAGTATCCTAGTCTTTTTGTTTAA